CAAAGCTAGAGTGGACACACCGGATATTCGTAGATAGAACAAGCCCTCCTGGAGATACGTTCTCATTCTAAAAAGTAACCATAAGCCACCCAAGGAAGAAAAGACCCGTAATGCAATGACCGAAGGCCAGGAAAGCCTTGGCCGCTTAAGTCACTCACCCGAGGGGACGGCCCTGCTCCGGGCAGAGTTGGGCTCCCAAGTTCACAGTCGTAATCGCTAGACCCCAGTCCCTGCCTGACGTAGACTTGAAGAGCCCGTAGGACCCCCGGGGCAGCAGCAGAAGGGGCTTGGAGAGAGGCGGGGAGTGCCCGCCTTCACCACACTGCTTCTCTCCCAGCAGCCTCAGGTGCGCCCGCCCCCAGGCCTGCGCGTGTCCCCCGGCATGGCTGTCACCAcctccccgccgccgcccgccaccGAGGACGTGGGTCCCGAGAACAGCAGCGCCTTCTACGGCTTCGACTACCTGGACGACCCGGCCTTCGCGCCCTGCCGGAAGGAGGCCGTGGTGGCCTTCGGCCAGAGCTTCCTGCCCGCCTTCTACGGCCTGGTCTTCGCGTTCGGCCTGGCGGCTAACCTCCTCCTGCTCGGGGTCCTGCTCCGGCGCGCGCCGCGGCGGCGGGTGGCCGAGGTCTACCTGCTGAACCTGGCCGTCTCCAACCTGCTGTTCGTGGTGACGCTGCCCTTCTGGGGCGTCTCCATGGCCTGGCACTGGGTGTTCGGGAGCGTCCTGTGCAAGCTGGTGAGCACGCTCTACACCATCAACTTCTACAGCGGCATCTTCTTCATCAGCTGCCTGAGCCTGGACCAGTACCTGGAGATCGTCCACGCCTGGCCCTGCCACAGGCACAGGACCCGGGCCAAGACGCTGCTCCTGGTGCTCGGCGTGTGGGCCGCCGCCCTGGCCGTCTCCGTCCCCGACATGGTCTTCGTGCGGACGCACGAGGCGCCCAAGGGCGTGTGGCACTGCCACGCGGACTTCGGCGGGCACGGGGCCGCCTGGAAGCTCTTCCTCCGCTTCCAGCAGAACCTGCTGGGGTTCCTCCTGCCCTTCCTGGCCATGGTCATCTTCTACGCGCGCATCGGCTGCGTGCTGCGCAGGCTGCGGCCCCCGGGCCGGGGCCGGGCCCTGCGGGTGGCCGCGGGCCTGGTGCTGGCCTTCTTTGCACTGTGGGGCCCGTACAACCTGACCCTGCTGCTGCACTCGCTGCTGGACCTGCAGGTCTTCGGGGACTGCGAGGCCAGCCGGCGCCTGGACTACGCCCTGCAGGTGACGGAGAGCGTCGCCTTCCTGCACTGCTGCTTCAGCCCCGTCCTCTACGCCTTCTCCAGCCGCCGCTTCCGCCAGCGCCTGAAGGCCCTCCTGGCCGCCGCGCTCGGGCGGCAGCTGGCACCTGGCGCCGCCTGGGCCGCGCCGCCCGACTCCTCTGAGAGCAGCGGGCTCACGGTGCAGGAAGAAATGGCCAACATGAGTGAGCTGGCGCAGGGCCCCCCAAAGAAGGGAGCTGTGGGGGAAAGTTAAGGTACGGCGGGCCTCCCGGCCTGGAGAGAGCTATGGGGACCCAGCTCGGTTCGGCTTCCACCCCGATCACCCCAGCAAAGCTGCTCCTGCCCAAGGCCCCAGTGACGGCATGGCTTAGTTGCCCGTTCTCGGCTCCCAGGCGGCAGCTGTTTGGGGGTGTGCTCGCAcctgccttcctcctcccccttcttgACCTGCTTCCAGGGTGACACGCTGCCTCGCCTAAGTTGCTGCAATGGTTTTCCAATGCCCCCTTGCTCCCAGCGTCGCTCTTCCTATGTCCATGCTCCAAACAGCAGCCACAGTGGACCTCTAAACCTCCTCAGCCATCACTGCCACCTCCCTCAGTAGGAGCTCCGGCCTAGGGTCTGCGCCCCCAGCCTTCCCTCTCTAGGGGCAGCTCCACCAGATGGACACCCTGGCCCCTGCGTTCCTCAGCATACCCTCCAGGCACATGGTGGGGCCTTTATTCCacttgctccccccccccccccccccccccgctgcacTGCTCTCCCCCAGGGGCTGCTCGCCCCACAGTGCTGGGGCTCTACTCAGATCGCACCTGCTCAGGTAGATACATCCTGTGCCCCCAGTGAGCACATGCCCGTGGCCTGGCCTTCCCCTCTCTGCTctcttgctaatttttttttttctctccccccaccccccttgtctgctctctgtgtccatttgctgtgtgttcttctgtgtctgcttggattcttgtcagcggcaccgggaatctgtgtctctttttgttgcatcatcttgctgcatcagctctccctgtgtgtggtgccacttctgggcaggctgcactttctttcatgctgggcggctctccttgcaagacgcactccttgtgtgtccggcttccctacgtgggggacacccctgtgtggcatggcactccttgcgtgtgtcagcactacccgtgggccagctccacacgggtcagaaggccctgggtttgagccctggacctcccatgtggtaggcgggcgctctatcagttgagccacatccgcttccctcctgcTAATTTTTCAACAGCATTTACCCTGGAGTGCTGTGGGGTGGCTGGTGTCCCCCCATAGGGCAGGTTCAGGCCCTCACACTGTCCTGCAGATATGACATTTTTGGAGATGGGGTATCTGGAGATGTTCTAGGGCAACGTACAGCCAAACTGGATGAGGGTGGGCCAACCAATACACCTGCTCTTATCAAAAGGGGAGGACAGGGCACAGAAGTGTGATGGGAGGACACCAAGGGACCTGGCGCAGAGACTCAAGCCGAGGGTGGCCGGCAAACCTTCAAGGGCCAGAAAGAGTCTGTGCTACAGGCTTTCCAGACCTGCGAGCTGATAGCCTGCTGCGTTTCCAGC
The Dasypus novemcinctus isolate mDasNov1 chromosome 26, mDasNov1.1.hap2, whole genome shotgun sequence genome window above contains:
- the ACKR2 gene encoding atypical chemokine receptor 2; translation: MAVTTSPPPPATEDVGPENSSAFYGFDYLDDPAFAPCRKEAVVAFGQSFLPAFYGLVFAFGLAANLLLLGVLLRRAPRRRVAEVYLLNLAVSNLLFVVTLPFWGVSMAWHWVFGSVLCKLVSTLYTINFYSGIFFISCLSLDQYLEIVHAWPCHRHRTRAKTLLLVLGVWAAALAVSVPDMVFVRTHEAPKGVWHCHADFGGHGAAWKLFLRFQQNLLGFLLPFLAMVIFYARIGCVLRRLRPPGRGRALRVAAGLVLAFFALWGPYNLTLLLHSLLDLQVFGDCEASRRLDYALQVTESVAFLHCCFSPVLYAFSSRRFRQRLKALLAAALGRQLAPGAAWAAPPDSSESSGLTVQEEMANMSELAQGPPKKGAVGES